In a single window of the Desulfuromonadales bacterium genome:
- a CDS encoding DUF3488 and transglutaminase-like domain-containing protein, with the protein MVRVSSLLNLLSYAAAALGVAPLFLYLDLPVRFALPLAFAAGIFCDRRRRYPLSGGSATLLSIVCFFLYAVQISRDHLIEPVVNILALLLAVRLVTEKNGRNYLQLFVLAVFALASSSLLTLSAAFFIYLVLLVTAVTVGLVLLSFHAVDPHLVFSRLQSRRIIGISLTLPAISLVLMLAFFVILPRTQYPLWNFLNPAATATAGFSEEVRPGSFAGIAAVKEVALRVESERLPRDELYWRGTVLNTPAGSTWVRQPPPSGEMARIRGGRAIPQTIYPEPKPGNHLFALDVPRGVEGLRSFQAGDYIFRARGALDRRVKYTAVSVVGGEFESTGPVDRDFYLAVPPRLSERVRQVAAGIAARGAGAGDRITLLEAFFANQQLEYATTDLPASDDPVDEFLFEKKRGYCEFFASSFALLLRLSGVPSRLVGGYYGGEYNEMGGYYLVTEDTAHVWVEALVDGRWLRLDPSRLARNAAASLLAPRAQGLNAGRRLLDTVDYHWNRAVVAYDLARQLQLLQQTNRQLRQFRVPFALPTVGGYLLAGIVGTIALVALVRRGRYSREERILQVFLRGVRKKHHLEAIPAATGLQELAKQLDDPVCREFAEIFGRGVYRDRKLTKEELKMLRVLIRKLGKTPRDRGFAGR; encoded by the coding sequence ATGGTCAGGGTTAGCTCTCTTCTCAACCTCCTGAGTTACGCCGCGGCCGCTCTTGGCGTCGCCCCCCTCTTTCTCTACCTTGACCTGCCGGTACGGTTCGCCCTGCCTTTAGCCTTTGCTGCCGGCATCTTCTGTGACCGCCGCCGGCGCTATCCCCTAAGCGGCGGCAGCGCCACCCTGCTCTCCATCGTCTGCTTTTTCCTCTATGCCGTCCAGATCAGCCGCGACCACCTGATCGAGCCTGTAGTCAATATCCTCGCCCTGCTGCTGGCGGTGCGTCTGGTGACAGAGAAGAACGGCCGCAACTACCTGCAGCTCTTCGTACTCGCCGTCTTCGCCCTGGCCAGCTCGTCACTGCTTACCCTCTCGGCTGCCTTTTTCATCTACCTGGTCCTGCTGGTGACAGCCGTTACCGTCGGCCTGGTGCTCCTCTCCTTTCATGCCGTCGATCCGCATCTGGTGTTCAGCCGCCTGCAGTCCCGCCGCATCATCGGCATCTCCCTGACCCTGCCGGCCATCTCGCTGGTGCTGATGCTGGCCTTTTTCGTCATCCTGCCGCGCACCCAGTACCCCCTGTGGAATTTTCTCAACCCGGCGGCAACGGCCACCGCCGGCTTCAGCGAAGAGGTCCGGCCCGGCAGCTTTGCCGGCATCGCCGCGGTGAAGGAGGTCGCCTTGCGCGTCGAGAGCGAGCGACTCCCCCGGGACGAACTCTACTGGCGGGGGACAGTCCTCAACACCCCGGCAGGCAGCACCTGGGTACGGCAGCCCCCCCCCTCCGGCGAAATGGCGCGCATCCGGGGTGGCCGGGCTATCCCGCAGACCATATATCCGGAACCGAAGCCGGGAAATCATCTTTTCGCCCTCGACGTCCCGCGCGGCGTGGAAGGTCTGCGTTCTTTCCAGGCCGGAGATTATATTTTTCGCGCCAGAGGCGCCCTCGACCGGCGGGTCAAGTACACCGCCGTCTCCGTCGTTGGCGGCGAGTTCGAGTCCACCGGTCCGGTCGATCGGGATTTCTACCTTGCCGTCCCGCCTCGCCTCTCCGAGCGCGTGCGCCAGGTCGCCGCCGGCATCGCCGCCCGCGGCGCCGGCGCCGGTGACCGCATCACCCTGCTAGAGGCGTTCTTCGCCAACCAGCAACTCGAATACGCTACGACCGATCTCCCCGCTTCGGACGACCCGGTGGACGAGTTCCTGTTCGAGAAAAAGCGCGGCTACTGCGAATTCTTTGCCTCCTCCTTCGCCCTGCTGCTGCGGCTCTCCGGCGTGCCGTCCCGGCTGGTCGGTGGCTATTACGGCGGGGAGTACAACGAAATGGGCGGTTACTACCTGGTGACCGAAGATACCGCCCACGTCTGGGTCGAGGCCCTCGTCGATGGCCGGTGGCTGCGGCTCGACCCCAGCCGCCTGGCCCGCAACGCTGCGGCTTCGCTGCTTGCCCCGCGGGCGCAGGGGTTGAATGCGGGCCGCCGGCTTCTCGACACCGTCGATTACCACTGGAACCGGGCCGTCGTCGCCTACGACCTGGCCCGCCAGCTGCAGTTGCTGCAGCAAACCAACCGGCAGCTGCGGCAGTTCAGGGTACCCTTCGCCTTGCCGACGGTGGGCGGCTATCTGCTGGCCGGAATAGTCGGGACCATCGCCCTGGTCGCCTTGGTCCGGCGCGGCCGATACAGCCGGGAAGAGCGGATTCTTCAGGTGTTCCTCCGCGGGGTCCGGAAAAAGCACCATCTGGAGGCCATCCCGGCAGCGACCGGACTGCAGGAACTGGCGAAACAACTGGACGATCCCGTCTGCCGGGAGTTCGCAGAGATCTTCGGGAGAGGTGTCTACCGGGACCGGAAACTGACGAAGGAGGAGTTGAAAATGTTGCGGGTGCTGATCCGAAAATTGGGAAAAACCCCACGTGACCGGGGGTTCGCTGGAAGGTAA
- a CDS encoding DUF58 domain-containing protein, with amino-acid sequence MTLLLGFAAVNTGNNLLYLLVSALLGFMAVSGILGRWNLAGLKVRVEVPDEVYDGVSTLLSVRLENRKRLLPACLVEVILPAAGRATFIFVGRGGTANETLPAVFHGRGIHTLLQVQTRSIFPINFFIRSFPVPVGRKLTVFPAPRPCRLSGEAGRQAAGGELPVARKGYEGELSRISDYRGGEPLKMIHWKLSARHGQLKVKELSAAARPPVTIEADLLPGGLEERLRCAAYLADSYLRENRPVGLRLGSQTLPPAVGRTHKLRLLTELAVHGQG; translated from the coding sequence TTGACCCTGCTGCTCGGCTTCGCGGCGGTCAACACCGGCAACAATCTCCTCTACCTGCTGGTCTCGGCGCTGCTCGGCTTCATGGCCGTCTCGGGCATCCTCGGCCGCTGGAACCTGGCCGGTCTCAAAGTGCGCGTCGAGGTGCCGGACGAGGTCTACGACGGGGTGTCAACGCTGCTCAGCGTCCGCCTGGAGAACCGCAAACGCCTCCTGCCGGCTTGCCTGGTCGAAGTTATCCTGCCGGCGGCCGGCCGGGCGACCTTCATCTTCGTCGGGCGGGGCGGCACCGCCAACGAGACCCTGCCGGCCGTCTTTCACGGCCGCGGCATCCACACCCTGCTCCAGGTACAGACCCGCTCGATCTTTCCGATCAACTTCTTCATCCGCTCCTTCCCGGTGCCGGTTGGCCGCAAGCTCACCGTCTTCCCGGCCCCCCGCCCCTGCCGGCTCTCCGGTGAGGCCGGCCGCCAGGCCGCCGGCGGCGAACTGCCGGTGGCCCGCAAGGGGTACGAGGGCGAGCTCAGCCGGATTTCCGACTACCGTGGCGGTGAGCCGCTCAAGATGATTCACTGGAAGCTCTCGGCCCGGCACGGACAGCTCAAGGTCAAGGAACTTTCGGCCGCCGCCCGTCCGCCGGTGACCATCGAGGCCGATCTTCTGCCGGGAGGGCTGGAGGAGCGGTTGCGCTGTGCCGCATACCTGGCCGATTCCTACCTGCGCGAAAACCGGCCGGTGGGGTTGCGACTGGGCAGCCAAACGCTGCCGCCCGCCGTCGGCCGGACCCACAAGCTGCGCCTTCTTACCGAGCTGGCAGTCCATGGTCAGGGTTAG
- a CDS encoding MoxR family ATPase gives MKLNKRAEVLRVIDTLSGQYLKGKVRAIRLAVITLLSGGHLLIEDIPGLGKTTLALALARALGLSFGRIQCTSDLLPSDITGLSIFDRDENRFRFIQGPIFNNIVLTDEINRAMPKTQSAMLEAMEERRVTVEGSTYPLPEPFLVIATQNPVEQIGTYPLPESQLDRFLITTGVGYPPVEVEKSIIQTGSIREEIRHIEALLSLEDITEAKRVVREEIYLSAKVTDYIFALVAATREHAFILSGISTRGGINLAAAARAAAYLEGRDYVVPEDVQTVAVAVGAHRLILRPEQEGLGKEEVLQSIVKSLPVPLV, from the coding sequence ATGAAACTGAACAAGCGCGCCGAGGTATTGCGGGTCATCGACACCCTCTCCGGCCAGTATCTGAAGGGGAAGGTGCGGGCCATCCGGCTGGCGGTCATAACCCTGCTGTCGGGAGGTCACCTGTTGATCGAGGACATCCCCGGCCTGGGCAAGACGACCCTGGCGCTGGCGCTGGCCCGGGCGCTGGGCCTCTCCTTCGGTCGCATCCAGTGCACCAGCGACCTGCTGCCGTCGGACATCACCGGCCTTTCCATCTTCGACCGCGACGAGAACCGTTTCCGCTTCATCCAGGGGCCGATCTTCAACAACATCGTGCTCACCGACGAGATCAACCGGGCGATGCCGAAGACCCAGAGCGCCATGCTCGAAGCGATGGAGGAGCGGCGGGTGACGGTGGAGGGGTCCACCTACCCGCTGCCCGAACCCTTTCTGGTCATCGCCACCCAGAACCCGGTGGAGCAGATCGGCACCTACCCCCTGCCCGAATCGCAGCTCGACCGGTTCCTGATCACCACCGGCGTCGGCTACCCCCCCGTGGAGGTAGAGAAGTCGATCATCCAGACGGGCAGCATCCGCGAAGAAATCCGTCATATCGAGGCGCTGCTCAGCCTCGAAGACATCACCGAGGCGAAGCGGGTGGTCCGGGAGGAGATCTACCTCTCCGCCAAGGTGACCGACTACATCTTCGCCCTGGTCGCCGCCACCCGCGAGCATGCTTTCATCCTGTCCGGCATCTCGACCCGCGGCGGCATCAACCTGGCCGCCGCCGCACGGGCCGCCGCCTATCTGGAGGGGCGCGACTATGTCGTCCCCGAGGACGTGCAGACGGTCGCCGTTGCGGTGGGGGCCCACCGTCTCATCCTGCGCCCCGAACAGGAAGGTCTCGGCAAAGAGGAGGTGCTGCAATCGATCGTCAAAAGCCTGCCGGTGCCCCTGGTCTGA
- a CDS encoding VOC family protein, with amino-acid sequence MNFTLTLAVSDLERTAVFYGELLELPIERFVPVPGHPPVLLLGQGDATVLFRETAALEALHPALFQNLERHPRGVGVTLEFTVENLTPILRNIARRQLHTLYELDDDEFKRREVWLHDPDGYLVILSEEPAPPA; translated from the coding sequence ATGAATTTCACCCTGACCCTTGCCGTCAGCGACCTGGAGCGGACGGCAGTCTTCTACGGAGAGTTGCTGGAGTTGCCGATCGAGCGCTTCGTCCCGGTCCCGGGCCACCCGCCCGTGCTGCTGCTCGGCCAGGGCGATGCCACTGTCCTCTTCCGCGAAACCGCCGCCCTGGAGGCGCTGCATCCGGCTCTCTTCCAGAATCTGGAGCGGCACCCGCGCGGGGTCGGCGTCACCCTCGAGTTCACCGTCGAGAATCTGACGCCCATCTTGAGAAACATCGCCCGCCGGCAGCTGCATACCCTCTACGAACTGGATGATGACGAGTTCAAACGGCGTGAGGTCTGGCTGCACGATCCCGACGGCTACCTGGTGATCCTCAGCGAGGAACCCGCGCCTCCGGCTTGA
- the folK gene encoding 2-amino-4-hydroxy-6-hydroxymethyldihydropteridine diphosphokinase has translation MEPVTAYLALGANLGDRLGQLQGARSALAAAGGIRVTAASPLYETGPVGGPPGQPPYLNAVLRVETTLSCRALLELCLAVEVRFGRRRQEPWSPRTLDVDLLFFGGETLDEPGLVVPHPRLHQRRFVLTPLADLDPELLHPALGRSVLQLLTALDNGESVRLYAREW, from the coding sequence ATGGAACCGGTTACGGCCTACCTGGCCCTGGGCGCCAACCTCGGAGACCGCCTGGGGCAGTTGCAGGGGGCGCGGAGCGCGCTGGCAGCGGCCGGCGGCATCCGGGTGACGGCCGCCTCGCCGCTCTACGAAACCGGGCCGGTGGGAGGGCCGCCGGGCCAGCCGCCCTACCTGAATGCGGTCCTGAGGGTGGAGACGACCCTCTCCTGTCGCGCTTTGCTGGAACTTTGCCTGGCGGTCGAGGTCCGCTTCGGCCGTCGCCGGCAGGAGCCCTGGAGCCCGCGCACCCTCGATGTCGATCTGCTTTTCTTCGGCGGAGAGACCCTTGACGAACCCGGCCTGGTCGTTCCCCATCCGCGCCTGCACCAGCGGCGTTTTGTCCTGACACCGCTGGCCGACCTTGACCCGGAGTTGCTCCACCCGGCCCTCGGCCGGAGCGTCCTTCAACTGCTGACCGCTCTCGACAACGGAGAGTCGGTCCGGCTTTACGCCCGAGAGTGGTGA
- a CDS encoding PP0621 family protein — MIRLLLLAVLFYLGYSLFRSFLRTLPGHKGSPPPAKSTRGEEMVRDPHCGTYLPRSDALAMTVRGEKHYFCSKACRDAYAGGE, encoded by the coding sequence ATGATTCGTCTGCTGCTGCTGGCCGTGCTTTTTTATCTCGGCTATTCCCTCTTCCGCTCCTTCCTGCGCACCCTGCCGGGGCACAAGGGTTCGCCGCCGCCGGCGAAGAGTACTCGGGGGGAGGAGATGGTTCGGGACCCCCACTGCGGCACCTACCTGCCACGCAGCGATGCCTTGGCTATGACGGTCCGGGGCGAGAAGCATTATTTCTGTTCCAAGGCGTGTCGGGACGCTTACGCCGGCGGAGAGTGA
- the fsa gene encoding fructose-6-phosphate aldolase: protein MKFFIDTADVAEIRAAHEMGLVDGVTTNPSLIAKSGRDFKEVITEITAIVDGPISAEVIALDAPGMVREGQELAKINPKNIVIKVPMTTEGLKATSIFASEGIKTNVTLVFSPLQALLAAKAGATYVSPFVGRLDDVGHDGMEGVEQIRTIFDNYGYATETIVASVRSPLHVLNAALIGADICTIPYAIITQLAKHPLTDVGIEKFLADWKKAKK, encoded by the coding sequence ATGAAATTCTTCATCGACACCGCCGACGTTGCCGAGATCCGCGCCGCCCACGAGATGGGGCTGGTCGACGGCGTCACCACCAACCCCTCGCTGATCGCCAAGAGCGGCCGCGACTTCAAGGAGGTGATCACCGAGATCACCGCCATCGTCGACGGCCCGATCTCGGCCGAGGTGATCGCCCTCGATGCCCCGGGGATGGTCCGGGAGGGGCAGGAACTGGCCAAGATCAACCCGAAGAACATCGTCATCAAGGTGCCGATGACCACCGAGGGGCTCAAGGCGACCAGCATCTTCGCTTCCGAGGGGATCAAGACCAACGTCACCCTGGTCTTCTCGCCGCTGCAGGCCCTGCTCGCCGCCAAGGCCGGGGCGACCTACGTTTCTCCCTTTGTCGGCCGCCTCGACGACGTCGGCCATGACGGCATGGAGGGGGTCGAGCAGATTCGCACCATCTTCGACAACTACGGCTACGCCACCGAAACCATCGTCGCCTCGGTGCGCTCGCCCCTGCACGTGCTCAACGCTGCGCTGATCGGCGCCGACATCTGCACCATTCCCTACGCGATCATCACCCAGCTCGCCAAGCACCCCCTCACCGACGTCGGGATCGAAAAATTCCTCGCCGACTGGAAGAAGGCAAAGAAGTAA
- the sucC gene encoding ADP-forming succinate--CoA ligase subunit beta, with translation MNIHEYQAKGILRKFGVPVPDGHVCYNGASAREWAKRLGEGPWVVKAQIHAGGRGKGGGVKLARTADEVRMIARDMLGMTLRTHQTGPEGKVVTRVLVENGCHIERELYVSLLVDRTTGKVTVMASTEGGMDIEEVAAHTPEKIFREAIDPLVGLTPFQCRNLAFALGLGGKLTSKAVKLLEGLYTTFIACDCALLEINPLVVTKEGELLCLDAKFGFDDNAVFRHPKIADLRDYDEEDPNEVEASQHDLSYVSLTGNIGCLVNGAGLAMATMDIIKHSGGEPANFLDVGGGASIERVTEAFKIILTDKNVKGILVNIFGGIMKCDVIATGVIEAAKQVSLQVPLVVRLEGTNVEKGKELLAASGLNIIAADGMADGARKIVAAVAAGEGRLA, from the coding sequence ATGAACATTCACGAGTACCAGGCCAAAGGAATTCTGCGGAAATTCGGCGTGCCGGTTCCGGACGGGCACGTCTGCTACAACGGCGCCAGCGCGCGCGAATGGGCCAAGCGCCTCGGCGAGGGCCCCTGGGTGGTCAAGGCGCAGATCCACGCCGGCGGCCGCGGCAAGGGGGGTGGGGTCAAGCTGGCGCGCACCGCCGACGAAGTGCGCATGATCGCGCGCGACATGCTCGGCATGACGCTGCGCACCCACCAGACCGGCCCGGAGGGAAAAGTCGTGACCCGCGTGCTGGTCGAGAACGGCTGCCACATCGAGCGCGAACTCTACGTCAGCCTGCTGGTCGACCGCACCACCGGCAAGGTCACGGTGATGGCCTCGACCGAGGGGGGGATGGATATCGAAGAGGTGGCGGCGCACACCCCGGAAAAGATCTTCCGCGAGGCGATCGACCCACTGGTCGGACTCACCCCCTTCCAGTGCCGCAACCTCGCCTTTGCCCTTGGGTTGGGCGGCAAGCTGACCAGCAAGGCGGTCAAGCTGCTGGAGGGGCTCTACACGACCTTCATCGCCTGCGATTGCGCGTTACTGGAGATCAATCCGCTGGTGGTGACCAAGGAGGGAGAACTCCTCTGCCTCGACGCCAAGTTCGGCTTTGACGACAACGCCGTCTTCCGCCACCCGAAAATCGCCGACCTGCGCGACTACGACGAGGAAGACCCCAATGAAGTCGAGGCCTCGCAGCACGACCTCTCCTACGTCTCGCTCACCGGCAATATCGGCTGCCTGGTCAACGGCGCCGGCCTGGCGATGGCGACGATGGACATCATCAAGCACTCCGGCGGCGAGCCGGCCAACTTCCTCGACGTCGGCGGCGGTGCGAGCATCGAGCGGGTCACCGAGGCGTTCAAGATCATTCTCACCGACAAGAACGTCAAAGGGATCCTGGTCAATATCTTCGGCGGCATCATGAAGTGCGACGTCATCGCCACCGGGGTCATCGAGGCGGCCAAGCAGGTCTCCCTGCAGGTGCCGCTGGTGGTGCGTCTCGAAGGGACCAACGTGGAGAAGGGCAAGGAACTGCTGGCCGCCAGCGGCCTGAACATCATCGCCGCCGACGGCATGGCCGACGGGGCGCGCAAGATCGTGGCGGCGGTCGCCGCCGGCGAAGGGAGGTTGGCATGA
- the sucD gene encoding succinate--CoA ligase subunit alpha, which produces MSILIDKNTRVITQGITGATGLFHAQGARDYGTQMVGGVTPGKGGTVIDGFPVFDTVRDAVRQTGATASVIYVPPPFAADSIMEAVDAGIELVCCITEGIPVLDMVKVKQYMQGKKTRLVGPNCPGVITPGECKIGIMPGYIHKPGKVGVVSRSGTLTYEAVWQLTCVGQGQSTCVGIGGDPVNGTSHLDCLKMFEEDPATEAVIMIGEIGGNAEEEAALFVRDHMSKPVAGYIAGATAPPGKRMGHAGAIISGGKGTAAEKIAMMRDCGISVADSPAEMAAALFKIWQPS; this is translated from the coding sequence ATGAGCATCCTGATCGATAAGAACACCCGCGTCATCACTCAGGGGATCACCGGCGCCACCGGCCTCTTCCATGCCCAGGGAGCGCGCGACTACGGCACGCAGATGGTCGGCGGCGTCACCCCCGGCAAGGGCGGCACGGTCATCGACGGCTTCCCGGTCTTCGACACGGTCCGCGACGCGGTCAGGCAGACCGGCGCCACGGCTTCGGTCATCTACGTTCCGCCCCCCTTTGCCGCCGATTCGATCATGGAGGCGGTCGATGCCGGCATCGAGCTGGTCTGCTGCATCACCGAGGGAATCCCGGTCCTCGACATGGTCAAGGTCAAGCAGTACATGCAGGGGAAGAAGACCCGGCTGGTCGGACCGAACTGCCCCGGCGTCATCACCCCCGGCGAGTGCAAGATCGGGATCATGCCCGGCTACATCCACAAGCCGGGCAAGGTCGGCGTCGTCTCGCGCAGCGGCACCCTCACCTACGAGGCGGTCTGGCAGCTCACCTGCGTCGGCCAGGGGCAGTCGACCTGCGTCGGCATCGGCGGCGACCCGGTCAACGGCACCAGCCACCTCGATTGTCTGAAGATGTTCGAGGAAGACCCCGCCACCGAAGCGGTCATCATGATCGGCGAGATCGGCGGCAACGCCGAGGAGGAGGCGGCGCTTTTCGTCCGCGACCACATGAGCAAGCCGGTCGCCGGCTACATCGCCGGCGCCACCGCCCCTCCCGGCAAGCGCATGGGGCATGCCGGCGCCATCATCTCCGGCGGCAAGGGGACCGCCGCCGAGAAGATCGCCATGATGCGCGACTGCGGCATCAGTGTCGCCGACAGCCCGGCCGAAATGGCCGCCGCCCTCTTCAAAATCTGGCAGCCCTCCTGA
- the sucC gene encoding ADP-forming succinate--CoA ligase subunit beta → MNIHEYQAKEILSGYDIPVPRGRVCLTADQVERAAKMMGGRCVVKAQIYAGGRGKAGGVKLVHHPEQAQELAKDLFARKLVTPQTGPDGLRVRRILVEEAVEIAREFYLSITLDRAVSRYILIASAEGGVEIEEVAAKSPEKIHKLTIDPYTGLRSYQARKIALALGLTGSLCEDCVQLILSLYRACLEKDCSLVEINPLVVTRAGWLMAMDAKITFDDNAVFRHREYPDMVDYSQLDTLEITASKYDLAYIKLDGSVGCLVNGAGLAMATLDVLNEFGGKPANFLDVGGGANREKVAEAFKIILQDPDVKGVFVNIFGGIMRCDVIAQGIIEAASDVHCPLPIVVRMDGSQVEEGKRLLMESGLNVQTADNLGDGAARIVKMLG, encoded by the coding sequence ATGAACATTCACGAGTACCAGGCCAAGGAGATTCTGAGCGGCTATGACATCCCGGTGCCGCGCGGACGGGTCTGTCTGACCGCCGACCAGGTGGAGCGGGCGGCCAAGATGATGGGTGGGCGCTGCGTGGTCAAAGCGCAGATCTACGCCGGCGGCCGCGGCAAGGCCGGCGGGGTGAAGCTGGTCCACCACCCCGAGCAGGCGCAGGAGCTGGCCAAGGACCTCTTCGCCCGCAAGCTGGTCACGCCGCAGACCGGGCCCGATGGCTTGCGCGTGCGGCGCATCCTGGTGGAGGAGGCGGTGGAGATCGCCCGCGAGTTCTACCTTTCCATCACCCTCGACCGCGCCGTCTCCCGCTACATCCTCATCGCCTCGGCCGAAGGGGGAGTGGAGATCGAGGAGGTGGCGGCCAAGTCGCCGGAGAAGATCCACAAGCTCACCATCGACCCCTACACCGGGCTGCGCTCCTACCAGGCGCGCAAGATCGCCCTGGCCCTGGGGCTCACCGGCAGCCTCTGCGAGGACTGCGTGCAACTGATCCTCAGCCTCTACCGCGCCTGTCTCGAGAAAGACTGCTCGCTGGTCGAGATCAACCCGCTGGTGGTAACCCGGGCCGGATGGCTGATGGCGATGGACGCCAAGATCACCTTTGACGACAACGCCGTCTTCCGTCATCGCGAATACCCCGACATGGTCGACTACTCGCAGCTCGACACGCTGGAGATCACCGCCAGCAAGTACGACCTCGCCTACATCAAACTCGACGGCAGCGTCGGCTGCCTGGTCAACGGTGCCGGCCTCGCCATGGCGACCCTCGACGTGCTCAACGAGTTCGGCGGCAAACCGGCCAACTTCCTGGACGTCGGCGGCGGTGCCAACCGCGAGAAGGTCGCCGAGGCGTTCAAAATCATCCTCCAGGACCCCGACGTCAAGGGCGTCTTCGTCAACATCTTCGGCGGCATCATGCGCTGCGACGTCATCGCCCAGGGGATCATCGAGGCGGCGAGCGATGTTCACTGCCCGCTGCCGATCGTGGTACGGATGGACGGCAGCCAGGTCGAGGAGGGGAAGCGGCTGCTGATGGAGTCGGGGCTCAACGTCCAGACCGCCGACAACCTCGGCGACGGGGCCGCGCGCATCGTCAAGATGTTGGGATAA
- the sucD gene encoding succinate--CoA ligase subunit alpha has translation MSILLNRESKVLVQGITGRSGLFHAQKCREYGTRIVAGVTPGKGGIHVEGIPVFNTVEEAVRYTDANVSMIFVPPPGAADAILEAAEAGLELAVCITEGIPVRDMVPVKRILADHKMRLVGPNCPGVITPDECKVGIMPGYIHKKGKIGVVSRSGTLTYEAVKQLTDAGLGQSTCVGIGGDPIIGMSFIDCLKLFNEDPKTEGVFMIGEIGGTAEEEAAGWIKANMKKPVAAFIAGVTAPPGKRMGHAGAIITGGKGKAEDKIRTLDECGVIVTQSPTRMGAAMQEALTRK, from the coding sequence ATGTCCATACTGCTGAACAGGGAATCGAAGGTACTGGTCCAGGGGATCACCGGCCGCAGCGGCCTCTTCCACGCCCAGAAGTGCCGCGAGTACGGCACCAGGATCGTCGCCGGCGTCACCCCGGGCAAGGGGGGGATTCACGTCGAAGGGATTCCGGTCTTCAACACCGTCGAGGAGGCGGTGCGCTACACCGACGCCAACGTCTCGATGATCTTCGTGCCGCCCCCCGGCGCTGCCGACGCCATCCTCGAGGCGGCGGAGGCTGGGCTCGAACTCGCCGTCTGCATCACCGAGGGGATTCCGGTGCGCGACATGGTGCCGGTCAAGCGCATCCTCGCCGACCACAAGATGCGCCTGGTCGGCCCCAACTGCCCCGGCGTCATCACCCCCGACGAGTGCAAGGTCGGGATCATGCCGGGCTACATCCACAAGAAGGGGAAGATCGGAGTCGTCTCGCGCAGCGGCACCCTCACCTACGAGGCGGTCAAGCAACTCACCGATGCGGGGCTCGGCCAATCGACCTGCGTCGGCATCGGCGGCGACCCGATCATCGGCATGAGCTTCATCGACTGTCTCAAGCTCTTCAACGAGGACCCCAAGACCGAGGGGGTCTTCATGATCGGCGAGATCGGCGGCACCGCCGAAGAGGAGGCGGCCGGGTGGATCAAGGCGAACATGAAGAAGCCGGTGGCGGCGTTCATCGCCGGTGTCACCGCCCCGCCGGGCAAGCGGATGGGACACGCCGGGGCGATCATCACCGGCGGCAAGGGGAAGGCGGAGGACAAGATCCGCACCCTCGACGAGTGCGGGGTGATAGTGACGCAGAGCCCGACGCGGATGGGGGCGGCGATGCAGGAGGCGCTCACACGCAAGTAG